A portion of the uncultured Fibrobacter sp. genome contains these proteins:
- a CDS encoding ATP phosphoribosyltransferase regulatory subunit yields MSISIPQLPKGTRDFYPEAERIQNYIFDTWRSVAESFAYEEYEGPMFEHLELYTGKSGEEIVSQLYNFKDKGDREIALRPEMTPTLARLVIQKARELKKPFKWFSMPRLFRYEKAQKGRLREFFQLNMDIIGTESIYAEADLMAAIATMLRKFGLKDGEFAIGVSSRKLLATYLEEIGAPNPALVYPVLDRRLKIGPEAFAKALADAGLSEDQVKKLDDFMSCKS; encoded by the coding sequence ATGAGTATTTCTATTCCTCAGTTGCCCAAGGGCACACGCGATTTTTACCCGGAAGCCGAGCGCATCCAGAACTACATTTTTGACACCTGGCGTAGCGTCGCCGAATCTTTTGCCTACGAAGAATACGAAGGCCCGATGTTTGAACATCTGGAACTTTATACGGGCAAGTCCGGCGAAGAAATCGTAAGCCAGCTTTACAACTTTAAGGACAAGGGCGACCGCGAAATCGCACTCCGCCCCGAAATGACTCCGACACTCGCCCGCCTGGTAATCCAGAAGGCCCGCGAACTCAAGAAGCCTTTCAAGTGGTTCAGCATGCCGCGCCTTTTCCGTTACGAAAAGGCTCAAAAGGGGCGTCTCCGCGAATTCTTCCAGCTGAACATGGACATCATCGGAACCGAAAGCATTTACGCTGAAGCCGACCTGATGGCCGCCATCGCTACGATGCTCCGCAAGTTCGGCCTCAAGGACGGCGAATTTGCGATTGGCGTTTCTAGCCGCAAGCTCCTTGCTACCTACCTCGAAGAAATCGGCGCACCGAATCCGGCGCTTGTTTACCCGGTGCTTGACCGCCGCTTAAAAATCGGCCCCGAAGCATTCGCCAAGGCATTGGCCGATGCAGGCCTCAGCGAAGACCAGGTGAAAAAGCTCGACGACTTCATGAGCTGCAAGAGCA